A stretch of Pseudomonas sp. 7SR1 DNA encodes these proteins:
- a CDS encoding 2Fe-2S iron-sulfur cluster-binding protein, translating to MPELFLDDRPLSVATGTSVAAALALGADGCSRTSVSGQRRAPLCGMGICQECRVLIDGQRRLACQTLCRDGMQVRTRP from the coding sequence ATGCCTGAATTATTCCTCGATGACCGGCCGCTGTCGGTCGCCACTGGGACCAGCGTCGCGGCCGCCCTCGCCCTGGGCGCGGACGGCTGCAGCCGGACCTCGGTCAGCGGACAACGCCGCGCGCCGTTGTGCGGCATGGGCATCTGCCAGGAATGCCGGGTGCTGATCGACGGCCAGCGGCGCCTGGCCTGCCAGACGCTGTGCCGCGATGGCATGCAGGTGCGAACCCGACCATGA
- a CDS encoding NAD(P)/FAD-dependent oxidoreductase — MNQTTDLLIIGAGPAGMAAALAAAGSGARIVLLDDNPSPGGQIWRDGPQANLPPAARRLRARLQACANVHCHAGTRVIAEVGDKTLLLEDAERGWQITYERLVLCTGARELLLPFPGWTLPGVTGAGGLQALIKAGLPVRGERLVIAGSGPLLLASAATARHQGAQLVRIAEQAKRSAVAGFAARLPRWPGKCLQAVALFDRHYRTDSHVLQAYGHDRLEGVRLLQQGKTTELACDRLACGFGLIPNTQLGQALGCELAGNALAVDAWQATSRPEHYAAGECTGFGGSELALVEGSIAGHAAVGDTASAQALWTRRRYWQGFATTLNKAFALDDRLKSLAQADTLVCRCEDVPFGELTGHRNWREAKLASRCGMGACQGQVCGAALEHLLGWTPPVPRPPFSPARIETLLDLGASASD; from the coding sequence ATGAACCAAACCACCGACCTGCTGATCATCGGCGCCGGCCCCGCCGGCATGGCCGCAGCCCTGGCCGCCGCCGGCAGCGGCGCACGGATCGTGCTGCTGGACGACAACCCGTCACCGGGCGGACAGATCTGGCGCGACGGGCCCCAGGCCAACCTGCCGCCCGCGGCGCGACGCCTGCGCGCCCGACTGCAGGCCTGCGCCAACGTGCACTGCCATGCCGGCACCCGGGTGATCGCGGAGGTTGGCGACAAGACCTTGCTGCTTGAAGATGCCGAACGTGGCTGGCAGATCACCTATGAGCGCCTGGTCCTCTGCACCGGTGCACGCGAACTGCTGCTGCCCTTCCCCGGCTGGACGCTGCCCGGGGTGACCGGTGCCGGCGGCTTGCAGGCATTGATCAAGGCTGGCTTGCCGGTACGCGGCGAACGGCTGGTGATCGCCGGCAGCGGGCCGCTGCTGCTGGCCAGCGCCGCCACAGCCAGGCACCAGGGCGCGCAGCTCGTACGGATTGCCGAGCAAGCCAAGCGCAGCGCCGTGGCCGGTTTTGCCGCACGACTGCCGCGCTGGCCGGGCAAGTGCCTGCAAGCTGTCGCTCTGTTCGATCGGCACTACCGCACCGACAGCCATGTGCTGCAAGCCTATGGTCATGATCGGCTCGAAGGCGTGCGTCTGCTGCAACAGGGCAAGACGACAGAGCTGGCCTGTGATCGCCTGGCCTGTGGTTTCGGACTCATCCCCAACACCCAGCTCGGCCAGGCCCTGGGCTGCGAGCTGGCTGGCAATGCCCTCGCGGTGGACGCCTGGCAAGCCACCAGCCGCCCCGAACACTACGCCGCCGGCGAATGCACCGGTTTCGGCGGCAGCGAGCTGGCGCTTGTGGAAGGCAGCATCGCCGGGCATGCGGCGGTGGGCGATACCGCCTCGGCCCAGGCGCTGTGGACCCGTCGCCGCTACTGGCAAGGTTTTGCCACGACCCTGAACAAGGCGTTCGCCCTGGATGACAGGCTCAAGTCATTGGCCCAAGCAGACACCCTGGTCTGCCGCTGCGAGGATGTGCCCTTTGGCGAGCTGACGGGCCATCGGAACTGGCGCGAGGCGAAACTCGCCAGTCGCTGCGGGATGGGCGCCTGCCAGGGCCAGGTCTGCGGTGCCGCCCTGGAACACCTGCTTGGCTGGACCCCGCCGGTGCCGCGTCCGCCTTTCAGCCCGGCGCGAATCGAAACACTGCTGGACCTGGGGGCCTCTGCAAGCGACTGA